The following are from one region of the Pseudazoarcus pumilus genome:
- a CDS encoding c-type cytochrome, producing the protein MNTFTKAIAAALAFALTPVAYAGTEAFVAENCAGCHALSRNDAGSRAELLGPPLFHAGAKFRKDWMVRWLQSPTRIYPAGWFPPRHIESTPEGDVIDAASLVDHPALDAERAQAVADWLATLPAPEGVELSTDYTPAKVAMRMGQLDFRRFKGCVACHRDEPDSGGVSGPELYTAWERLQPGYLLNYIGDPDAWHDQPLMPVLEMNEQAVQKLVNYLYTIAETQP; encoded by the coding sequence ATGAACACCTTCACCAAGGCCATTGCGGCGGCGCTGGCGTTCGCGCTGACGCCGGTCGCCTACGCCGGCACCGAGGCTTTCGTGGCCGAGAACTGCGCCGGCTGTCACGCCCTGTCGCGCAACGACGCGGGCAGCCGTGCCGAGCTTCTCGGCCCGCCGCTGTTTCATGCCGGAGCCAAGTTCCGCAAGGACTGGATGGTGCGCTGGCTGCAGTCGCCCACGCGCATCTACCCGGCGGGCTGGTTCCCCCCGCGCCACATCGAGAGCACGCCCGAGGGCGACGTGATCGATGCCGCGAGTCTTGTCGACCACCCGGCGCTCGACGCCGAGCGCGCGCAGGCGGTCGCCGACTGGCTGGCCACCCTGCCCGCACCCGAAGGCGTGGAGCTGTCGACCGACTACACGCCGGCCAAGGTCGCAATGCGCATGGGTCAGCTCGACTTCCGGCGCTTCAAGGGCTGTGTCGCCTGCCACCGCGATGAGCCCGACAGCGGCGGCGTTTCCGGGCCAGAACTGTACACCGCGTGGGAGCGGCTGCAGCCCGGCTACCTGCTGAACTACATCGGTGATCCGGACGCCTGGCACGATCAGCCGCTGATGCCGGTGCTCGAGATGAACGAGCAGGCCGTGCAGAAGCTGGTCAATTATCTCTACACCATCGCGGAGACTCAGCCATGA
- a CDS encoding c-type cytochrome has translation MKRIAAIALTACLVAPAMAGDDGAELYRSYCVQCHGSAGDGKGINAPHMSVAPRDHSDPTEMSGRSDEELFKVIKHGGKSINQSVLMPAWGHTLDDEQIHALVGHLRRLCCGG, from the coding sequence ATGAAGCGCATCGCAGCAATCGCCCTGACCGCGTGCCTGGTCGCGCCGGCGATGGCCGGCGACGACGGTGCCGAGCTGTACCGCAGCTACTGCGTGCAGTGCCACGGCTCGGCCGGCGACGGCAAGGGCATCAACGCCCCGCACATGTCGGTCGCGCCGCGCGACCACAGCGATCCTACCGAGATGTCCGGTCGCTCCGACGAGGAGCTGTTCAAGGTCATCAAGCACGGCGGCAAGTCGATCAACCAGTCGGTGCTGATGCCCGCCTGGGGACACACGCTGGACGACGAGCAGATTCACGCGCTGGTCGGCCATCTGCGCCGCCTGTGCTGTGGCGGCTGA
- a CDS encoding multicopper oxidase domain-containing protein, translating into MNPMLKAGLALLASLAVSVAQAELRQFEMTIEEIEVEVAPNFKAKAWGFNGQVPGPLIHVREGDEVEVTVHNLTGLSHTVHWHGMFQTGTWQSDGVPHVTQHAIEPGDSYTYRFVADKVGSLWYHCHVNVNEHVGIRGMWGPLIVEPKAPSELEQQVTHDALLMFSGWSEKYADAFGDGPRPGEHLNYYSINGKSFPMSQPIRVRKGDVLRLRLFAATVPVAFHLHGHDMLVTHKDGKPLPAPYEVDVVPMQPGERVDVIVRMNNPGLWMTHDHIDHHTTNNGREHGGSMLVVEYEEIEKPDWYDWKDIEYRPDFYMIESMRKPHGLHDKDVHRGRPLM; encoded by the coding sequence ATGAATCCGATGTTGAAAGCCGGCCTCGCGCTGTTGGCGAGTCTGGCCGTGAGTGTGGCGCAGGCCGAGCTGCGCCAGTTCGAAATGACCATCGAGGAGATCGAGGTCGAGGTCGCCCCCAACTTCAAGGCCAAGGCCTGGGGCTTCAACGGGCAGGTCCCGGGGCCGCTGATCCACGTCCGCGAAGGCGACGAGGTCGAGGTCACCGTGCACAACCTGACCGGTCTGAGCCATACCGTGCATTGGCACGGCATGTTCCAGACCGGCACCTGGCAGTCCGACGGCGTGCCGCACGTCACCCAGCACGCCATCGAGCCGGGTGACAGCTACACCTACCGCTTCGTCGCCGACAAGGTCGGCTCACTGTGGTACCACTGCCACGTCAACGTGAATGAACATGTCGGCATCCGCGGCATGTGGGGTCCGCTCATCGTCGAGCCCAAGGCGCCATCCGAACTCGAGCAGCAGGTCACCCATGACGCGCTGCTGATGTTCTCGGGATGGTCCGAGAAGTATGCCGACGCCTTCGGCGACGGTCCGCGCCCGGGCGAGCACCTGAACTACTACTCCATCAACGGCAAGTCCTTTCCGATGTCGCAGCCCATTCGCGTGCGCAAGGGCGACGTGCTGCGCCTGCGACTGTTCGCCGCGACCGTTCCGGTGGCCTTTCATCTGCACGGACATGACATGCTGGTCACGCACAAGGACGGCAAGCCGCTGCCCGCGCCCTACGAGGTGGACGTCGTGCCGATGCAGCCGGGCGAGCGCGTGGACGTGATCGTGCGCATGAACAACCCCGGTCTCTGGATGACGCATGACCACATCGACCACCACACCACCAACAACGGTCGCGAGCACGGTGGCTCGATGCTGGTTGTCGAATACGAGGAGATCGAAAAGCCCGACTGGTACGACTGGAAGGATATCGAGTACCGGCCAGACTTCTACATGATCGAATCGATGCGAAAACCGCATGGTCTGCACGACAAGGATGTGCACCGCGGCCGTCCGCTGATGTAG
- a CDS encoding uracil-xanthine permease family protein produces MSESPKEPVWRQAIAGGQILFVAFGALVLVPLLTGLNPSMALLGAGVGTLLFQWITRREVPIFLGSSFAFIAPIIFSMQTWGLSATMGALACVSLAYFALAGVVWKRGADIVHRFMPPVVIGPVIMIIGLSLAAVGVNMAMGRTGDGAAELVPYGTALIVAAISFGTTVAVAVFAHGLLRLLPILSGVAAGYVAAVLFGLVDFGAVAAAPWFALPTFTTPTFELAAILFMLPVAIAPAIEHVGDVIAIGGVTGKDYTKSPGLHRTLAGDGLGVLFAGSVGGPPITTYSEVTGAVTLTRNFNPAIMTWAAIFAIAMAFVGKFNALLATIPVPVMGGIMLLLFGSVASVGLKTLINARVNLDEARNLVIVSSILVAGVGGLALNFDGITLQGVGLCGLLAIVLNQILPERRKESARA; encoded by the coding sequence ATGAGTGAATCGCCGAAAGAACCCGTGTGGCGTCAGGCCATTGCGGGCGGGCAGATCCTGTTCGTGGCTTTCGGCGCGCTGGTGCTGGTGCCGCTGCTGACCGGGCTCAACCCGAGCATGGCGCTGCTGGGCGCGGGCGTTGGCACGCTGTTGTTCCAGTGGATCACGCGGCGCGAGGTGCCGATCTTTCTGGGGTCGAGCTTCGCCTTCATCGCGCCGATCATCTTCAGCATGCAGACGTGGGGGCTGTCGGCGACGATGGGGGCGCTGGCCTGCGTGAGCCTGGCCTACTTCGCGCTGGCGGGGGTGGTGTGGAAGCGCGGCGCGGACATCGTGCATCGCTTCATGCCGCCGGTGGTGATCGGGCCGGTGATCATGATCATCGGCCTGTCGCTGGCGGCGGTGGGGGTGAACATGGCGATGGGGCGCACCGGCGACGGCGCGGCCGAGCTAGTGCCGTATGGCACGGCGCTGATCGTGGCGGCGATCTCCTTCGGCACCACGGTGGCGGTGGCGGTGTTTGCGCACGGGCTGCTGCGGCTGCTGCCGATTCTCTCCGGCGTGGCGGCCGGCTATGTTGCGGCGGTGTTGTTCGGGCTGGTGGATTTCGGCGCGGTGGCCGCAGCGCCGTGGTTTGCGCTACCCACCTTCACCACGCCCACCTTCGAGCTGGCCGCCATCCTGTTCATGCTGCCGGTAGCCATCGCGCCGGCCATCGAGCATGTGGGCGACGTGATTGCTATTGGCGGCGTCACCGGCAAGGACTACACCAAGAGCCCCGGCCTGCACCGCACGCTGGCCGGCGACGGGCTGGGAGTGCTGTTTGCCGGCTCGGTCGGCGGGCCGCCGATCACGACCTATTCGGAAGTCACCGGCGCGGTGACGCTGACGCGCAACTTCAACCCGGCGATCATGACCTGGGCGGCGATCTTCGCCATTGCCATGGCCTTTGTCGGCAAGTTCAACGCGCTGCTGGCGACCATTCCGGTGCCGGTGATGGGCGGCATCATGCTGCTGCTGTTCGGCTCGGTGGCCAGCGTGGGGCTGAAGACGCTGATCAACGCGCGTGTGAATCTGGACGAGGCGCGCAATCTGGTGATCGTGTCGTCGATCCTGGTGGCCGGCGTGGGCGGGTTGGCGCTCAACTTCGACGGCATCACGCTGCAGGGCGTGGGCCTGTGCGGGCTGCTGGCGATCGTGCTCAACCAGATCCTGCCGGAGCGCAGAAAGGAATCGGCACGGGCCTGA
- a CDS encoding DUF4394 domain-containing protein: MNKQILTALCLGTALLALPGTGAVAQTPALMALSKAPSSVYALTAKHELIRFDPAEPDKVLERVQVTGLADGDTLRGIDYRVAHGVMYALGARGQLYTVDPKSGALSRVGDGKLPLDLPEGPLGFDFNPAADRVRVVAETGLNLRLHPETGEAVDFDPDREGFQADRSLRYAFNDRFIGQEPSVSAAAYTYNPDDEKLTTNFAIDRERGTLAIQGTREGTEPPVSPNLGVLNTIGDLGTGALDEASFDISDINNTALAALRVEGGDKTELYRVNLDLGRAMLIGTIGDGEPLLGLAIEP, translated from the coding sequence ATGAACAAGCAAATCCTTACCGCGTTGTGCCTCGGCACGGCCCTGCTGGCCCTGCCCGGTACCGGCGCCGTGGCCCAGACCCCGGCTTTGATGGCTTTGTCCAAGGCGCCGAGCAGCGTCTATGCGCTGACCGCCAAGCACGAGCTGATCCGCTTCGATCCGGCCGAGCCGGACAAGGTGCTCGAACGTGTGCAGGTCACCGGATTGGCCGACGGGGATACGTTGCGCGGCATCGACTACCGGGTCGCTCACGGCGTCATGTACGCGCTCGGCGCGCGTGGTCAGCTCTACACCGTGGACCCGAAAAGCGGAGCACTGTCCCGGGTGGGCGACGGCAAGCTCCCGCTGGATCTGCCGGAAGGCCCGCTCGGCTTCGACTTCAATCCGGCGGCCGACCGCGTCCGCGTGGTCGCCGAGACCGGGCTGAACCTGCGCCTGCATCCGGAAACCGGCGAAGCCGTGGATTTCGATCCCGACCGTGAAGGCTTCCAGGCCGATCGCAGCCTGCGATACGCCTTCAACGACCGCTTCATCGGACAGGAGCCCAGCGTGTCGGCCGCGGCCTATACCTACAACCCGGACGACGAGAAGCTGACCACCAACTTCGCGATCGACCGGGAGCGCGGCACGCTCGCGATCCAGGGCACGCGTGAAGGCACCGAACCGCCGGTATCGCCCAACCTGGGGGTGCTGAACACGATCGGCGATCTGGGCACCGGCGCGCTGGACGAAGCGTCCTTCGATATCTCCGACATCAACAACACCGCGCTGGCGGCGCTGCGTGTCGAGGGCGGCGACAAGACCGAGCTGTACCGCGTCAACCTCGACCTGGGTCGCGCGATGCTCATCGGCACCATCGGCGACGGCGAGCCGCTGCTCGGTCTCGCGATCGAACCCTGA
- a CDS encoding methyl-accepting chemotaxis protein — MSRSQRERDAAAQATLIAENAELKARLAALRDECDAIRSERDALSAERDALTEVSRNLDAFGGSLDGVSGSFRDLATTLNEERAVAVEAATLADENRGAFEHITGNLRALCSTVEDAAGNIETLHRRAGEIEGIVKLIREVADQTNLLALNAAIEAARAGEAGRGFAVVADEVRKLAERTGAATAEIGDLVDGIRNETEMARETMQRGAADAHRHAEESERAMHSMEHMESLSQHMQHAVSGAALLANVELANLEELGLKLAVYKVLLGVSQIRPDELPDDTECRLGQWYYDGDGKARFARLPGYAALERPHQAVHERACSALQHHYAGERERALQALAAMEEANRTVMDGIARMLECLEWRAPARD, encoded by the coding sequence ATGAGCCGCAGCCAGCGTGAGCGCGATGCCGCCGCGCAGGCCACGTTGATTGCGGAAAATGCCGAACTCAAGGCTCGCCTCGCCGCACTGCGCGACGAATGCGACGCGATCCGCAGCGAACGCGACGCGCTGTCCGCCGAGCGCGACGCGCTGACCGAAGTCAGCCGCAATCTCGACGCCTTCGGCGGTTCGCTCGACGGCGTCAGTGGTTCCTTCCGCGACCTTGCCACCACGCTCAACGAGGAGCGCGCCGTCGCAGTCGAGGCCGCCACGCTGGCCGACGAGAACCGCGGCGCCTTCGAACACATCACCGGCAACCTGCGCGCGCTGTGCTCCACCGTCGAGGACGCGGCCGGCAATATCGAGACCCTGCACCGGCGCGCCGGCGAGATCGAGGGCATCGTCAAGCTGATCCGCGAGGTCGCCGACCAGACCAATCTGCTCGCGCTCAATGCGGCCATCGAGGCCGCGCGCGCCGGCGAAGCCGGACGCGGCTTTGCGGTGGTCGCCGACGAGGTGCGCAAGCTGGCCGAGCGCACCGGCGCGGCCACCGCCGAGATCGGCGACCTGGTCGACGGCATCCGCAACGAGACCGAAATGGCGCGCGAGACCATGCAGCGCGGCGCCGCCGACGCACATCGCCACGCCGAGGAGAGCGAGCGCGCCATGCACAGCATGGAGCACATGGAATCGCTGTCGCAGCACATGCAGCACGCCGTCAGCGGTGCGGCGCTGCTGGCCAACGTGGAATTGGCCAACCTCGAAGAGCTGGGACTGAAGCTGGCGGTGTACAAGGTATTGCTGGGGGTGTCTCAGATCCGCCCGGACGAGTTGCCCGACGACACCGAATGCCGCCTGGGCCAGTGGTATTACGACGGCGACGGCAAGGCACGCTTTGCCCGTCTGCCCGGCTATGCGGCGCTGGAGCGCCCACACCAGGCCGTGCATGAACGCGCCTGCAGCGCCCTACAGCATCACTACGCTGGCGAACGCGAGCGCGCGCTGCAGGCGCTGGCGGCGATGGAAGAGGCCAACCGCACGGTCATGGACGGCATCGCGCGCATGCTCGAATGCCTCGAGTGGCGCGCACCCGCACGCGACTGA